The following coding sequences lie in one Armatimonadia bacterium genomic window:
- a CDS encoding polysaccharide lyase 6 family protein: MKVARRAVRVLIVGLVASLGSLAMAATVRVSTQAELDAAIHAAGPGDTIVMSAGDWKDTAILLEAEGEPDRPITLRAETPGKTVLCGRSKLRIAGGYLQVEGLMFTRGGLPGEDPIAFRKDPSKLSHHCRLTECAVVDYDAPGSDKDCKWVSVYGTHNRVDHCYFAGKTSGGTLLVIWVGPEPNEHRIDHNHFGPRPPLGRNGGETIRVGTSDVSMSVSRTVVEGNLFERCNGETEIISSKSCENVYRYNTFVECEGALTLRHGNRCLVEGNWFLGKGKKNTGGVRVIGEDHRVVNNYFCGLTGRSGRSAVSLMNGLPNSELSGYFQVKRAVVAFNSIIDCDTPITLGLKTGSDPAKDLPPMDCTIANNLIRGTRAPLVTVQTAPTGTVWHGNLVSGGDTGLGDEPGLQSVDLRLREAPDGLWRPAPDSPVCSAAIGGFPFVTEDIDGQPRGTTYDVGCDQLATGPVTRHPLTPAQVGPSWRPQ; encoded by the coding sequence ATGAAGGTAGCGCGCAGGGCTGTGCGTGTGCTGATAGTGGGTCTGGTAGCGTCCCTGGGGTCACTGGCGATGGCTGCAACGGTGCGCGTCTCGACGCAAGCGGAACTGGATGCCGCGATTCACGCCGCCGGGCCAGGCGACACAATCGTCATGTCCGCCGGCGACTGGAAGGACACGGCGATCCTGCTCGAGGCAGAGGGTGAGCCGGATCGGCCGATCACGCTGCGGGCCGAGACACCGGGCAAGACGGTCCTGTGTGGCCGCTCGAAGCTGAGGATCGCCGGTGGCTATCTGCAGGTCGAGGGGTTGATGTTCACGCGTGGCGGCCTGCCCGGGGAAGACCCGATCGCCTTCCGCAAGGACCCCTCCAAGCTCTCTCATCACTGCCGCCTGACAGAGTGCGCGGTCGTGGACTACGACGCACCCGGCAGCGACAAGGACTGCAAATGGGTGTCGGTCTATGGCACTCACAACCGGGTGGATCACTGCTACTTCGCGGGGAAGACCTCAGGAGGAACGCTGCTGGTGATCTGGGTCGGCCCGGAGCCCAATGAGCACCGCATCGACCACAATCACTTCGGCCCACGGCCACCTCTCGGCCGCAATGGTGGGGAGACCATCCGCGTCGGAACGAGCGATGTGTCGATGAGCGTCTCGCGCACCGTGGTGGAGGGCAATCTCTTCGAGCGCTGCAACGGCGAGACCGAGATCATCTCCAGCAAGTCCTGCGAGAACGTCTACCGCTACAACACCTTCGTCGAGTGCGAGGGAGCCCTGACGCTGCGCCACGGTAACAGGTGTCTGGTGGAGGGCAACTGGTTCCTGGGGAAGGGCAAGAAGAACACCGGCGGCGTGCGCGTCATCGGTGAGGATCACCGGGTGGTGAACAACTACTTCTGCGGCCTGACGGGGCGCTCCGGACGCTCGGCGGTCTCGCTGATGAACGGCCTGCCCAACTCGGAGCTGAGCGGTTACTTCCAGGTCAAGCGGGCCGTCGTCGCCTTCAACAGCATCATCGACTGCGACACGCCGATCACCCTTGGGCTCAAGACAGGCTCCGACCCGGCAAAGGACCTGCCGCCCATGGACTGCACGATCGCCAACAACCTGATCCGCGGCACCAGGGCCCCGCTGGTTACCGTGCAGACGGCGCCGACCGGCACGGTCTGGCACGGCAACCTGGTGAGTGGTGGCGATACGGGACTCGGCGACGAGCCCGGCCTCCAGAGCGTTGACCTGCGTCTTCGCGAGGCGCCCGACGGTCTGTGGCGGCCTGCACCTGACAGTCCGGTATGTAGTGCGGCGATCGGCGGCTTCCCCTTTGTCACCGAGGACATCGATGGGCAGCCCCGCGGGACAACCTATGATGTGGGTTGCGATCAGCTCGCCACAGGGCCGGTGACACGCCATCCCCTGACGCCCGCGCAAGTCGGGCCGTCCTGGAGACCACAGTAG
- a CDS encoding DUF4962 domain-containing protein, with protein sequence MTRFTLVGMAALLLALLAPQTYCDTVSFDFEAGLPAGVTQKGDVQVVADVVHSGARALRVGKGGEVLIPVSPTDGFGTVTLWVYDSGFKLEGEAARGRAYGPVWGIANSASQQLVFGLLYAPYLAGNDSYGWVSTADGSGWASRRYARAPRRPGWHEWKFVVSNETDIVVSVDGRVASAFDIMASKFFRGFSGIYLRGPVELEEPVLVDDISVTYQPAVLSERTRPLPGEKRKPPQVTPVPLKPELVGKHPRLFFTAEDLPAIRERCKTTHKDFFDRLMGSANSYVQQMPPANAAQCSNDQDMQQWGWWRLTSLAFGYIATGDEAYAKKAIEWMDVLTSYPDWGTGEEINQSMGAANMLTGIACAYDWCYGLMTEEQRQKVRDKLLRQVAELYWTGFMDGTTAGYWKGDEQNNHVHHRLSGLTLGALAIDGEVPEAEGYVAAALGFARKVSDAIPPDGASHEGPHYSAFGYNYVVLLFEALRHCTDVDLFSSTPGLRNVPFFRAHLLTPGFHDTFNFGDCGTGVYYFNHYLFRLASYYKDPAAQALMKAAYDAEPGSFSYYPWCILWYDADLKPTPLDQIPTSRYFEDLELATYRTSWTDPNSLAVLLKCGPYGGHRLNELVRGWVNIAHDHPDANHFMLFWKGQMWATDDGYPKQNKAGANHNLILVDGQGPTQRGGGWLQPIANQAKMGKIDKVVQREGLFAVRGDASAYYSKMKTMYRWLAVVQDKYVILCDRLESASGPRRFEWLMHSGATCTQTGSGYDLTKGEQTLHLQFALPEGLSATLDKDVLEGKDRGTVLKAGAPAAQSANFVTVLSVDPCPPVKAVATADTITVTLGDKLSVVFQAADGDVILNR encoded by the coding sequence ATGACGCGCTTTACCCTCGTCGGAATGGCCGCTCTTCTGCTCGCTCTGCTTGCCCCACAGACCTATTGCGACACGGTGAGCTTCGACTTCGAAGCCGGCCTCCCCGCCGGGGTGACCCAGAAGGGCGATGTGCAGGTCGTCGCCGATGTGGTGCATTCCGGTGCCCGCGCTCTGCGGGTCGGTAAGGGCGGCGAAGTGCTGATCCCCGTCAGCCCCACCGACGGCTTCGGGACCGTGACCCTGTGGGTGTACGATTCCGGATTCAAGCTCGAGGGTGAGGCCGCCCGAGGGCGGGCTTACGGTCCCGTCTGGGGCATCGCCAACTCCGCCTCCCAGCAACTCGTCTTCGGCCTCCTCTATGCCCCGTACCTGGCGGGCAATGACTCCTACGGCTGGGTCAGCACCGCCGACGGCAGCGGCTGGGCAAGCCGTCGCTATGCCCGAGCGCCACGCAGGCCCGGCTGGCACGAGTGGAAGTTCGTGGTCAGCAATGAGACGGACATCGTGGTCTCCGTCGACGGCAGAGTCGCCAGCGCCTTCGACATCATGGCCAGCAAGTTCTTCCGCGGCTTCTCCGGCATCTACCTGCGCGGTCCGGTGGAGCTCGAGGAGCCCGTACTCGTCGACGACATCTCGGTCACGTACCAGCCGGCGGTGCTGAGCGAGCGCACGCGACCGCTACCGGGTGAGAAGCGCAAGCCACCGCAGGTGACGCCCGTGCCCCTCAAGCCGGAACTCGTCGGCAAGCACCCGCGACTGTTCTTCACCGCCGAGGACCTCCCCGCAATCCGCGAGCGCTGCAAGACCACCCACAAGGACTTCTTCGACCGCCTCATGGGCAGCGCGAACAGCTACGTGCAGCAGATGCCGCCGGCGAACGCTGCGCAATGCTCGAACGATCAGGACATGCAGCAGTGGGGTTGGTGGCGGCTGACTTCCCTGGCCTTCGGGTATATCGCGACCGGTGACGAAGCCTACGCCAAGAAGGCCATCGAGTGGATGGACGTGCTCACCTCCTACCCTGACTGGGGGACGGGCGAGGAGATCAACCAGTCCATGGGCGCCGCGAACATGCTCACCGGAATCGCCTGCGCCTATGACTGGTGCTACGGGCTCATGACCGAGGAGCAGAGGCAGAAGGTCCGTGACAAGCTCCTCCGACAGGTCGCCGAGCTCTACTGGACCGGCTTCATGGATGGGACTACCGCCGGGTACTGGAAGGGCGACGAGCAGAACAACCACGTGCACCATCGTCTGAGTGGGCTGACGCTGGGGGCGCTGGCGATTGATGGCGAGGTCCCCGAGGCCGAGGGCTATGTGGCTGCTGCGCTGGGCTTCGCTCGGAAAGTCTCCGACGCGATCCCGCCCGACGGAGCCAGCCACGAGGGCCCTCACTACTCGGCCTTCGGCTACAACTACGTGGTCCTGCTCTTCGAGGCCCTGCGGCACTGCACCGACGTCGACCTGTTCAGCAGCACGCCGGGACTGCGCAACGTTCCCTTCTTCCGCGCACACCTGCTCACACCGGGCTTCCATGACACCTTCAACTTCGGCGACTGCGGCACCGGCGTGTACTACTTCAACCACTACCTGTTCCGGCTGGCCTCCTACTACAAGGACCCGGCCGCCCAGGCCCTGATGAAGGCCGCCTACGACGCCGAGCCCGGCTCCTTCTCCTACTACCCCTGGTGCATCCTGTGGTATGACGCCGACCTCAAGCCCACGCCGCTCGACCAGATCCCGACCTCGCGCTACTTCGAGGACCTGGAGCTGGCCACCTACCGCACCTCCTGGACCGACCCGAACTCCCTCGCGGTGCTGCTCAAGTGCGGCCCCTATGGTGGCCATCGCCTCAACGAGTTGGTGCGCGGCTGGGTGAACATCGCCCACGACCACCCAGATGCCAACCACTTCATGCTCTTCTGGAAGGGCCAGATGTGGGCGACCGACGATGGTTACCCGAAGCAGAACAAGGCGGGCGCCAACCACAACCTGATCCTGGTGGACGGTCAGGGACCGACGCAGCGAGGTGGTGGCTGGCTGCAGCCCATCGCCAACCAGGCCAAGATGGGCAAGATCGACAAGGTCGTGCAGCGTGAGGGCCTCTTCGCCGTGCGGGGAGATGCCTCGGCGTACTACTCGAAGATGAAGACCATGTACCGGTGGCTGGCCGTGGTCCAGGACAAGTACGTCATCCTCTGCGACCGCCTCGAATCAGCCTCAGGACCGCGTCGCTTCGAGTGGCTCATGCACTCCGGCGCCACCTGCACGCAGACCGGCAGCGGCTACGACCTCACAAAGGGCGAGCAGACCCTGCACCTGCAGTTCGCGCTACCCGAGGGCCTCAGCGCAACTCTCGACAAGGACGTGCTGGAGGGCAAGGATCGGGGTACGGTGCTCAAGGCCGGCGCACCCGCGGCGCAGTCCGCGAACTTCGTGACAGTGCTGTCGGTCGATCCCTGTCCACCCGTGAAGGCAGTGGCGACCGCAGACACGATCACCGTTACCCTTGGCGACAAGCTCTCGGTGGTCTTCCAGGCCGCCGATGGCGATGTGATCCTGAACCGCTAA
- a CDS encoding GDP-mannose 4,6-dehydratase — translation MFQGRLKGQTVLVTGLAGAKGTWLGWYLLAAGVEKLVGVDRSFSLPGTCYQSSGLGEDERVLTCELDVRDLEGLQHVMKTEKVTAALHLAAMAIVGECKQRPLDTYAINVLGTATFLEAVRRCEVPRAVVVTTDKVYRDKGGEPWTEDDPLVATGPYAVSKACAEFITRDYYTGYLQPAGQHLGIARAGNVLVPGDHHAGRIFVDVALALSRGEQPIILNPAFTRPYTFVGDTVTGYLSLLAQCDQQPIDGQAFNFGPREGRGVPNGDLATMMCDLWGSGLTWKRGSERAEPFVHQSLDCTKADRLLGWRPAFELRDGLAAVVEWYKRQSQDPAPGALRELTGEILNKHLKVASTLKVRWTD, via the coding sequence ATGTTCCAGGGTCGTCTCAAGGGTCAGACGGTACTCGTCACCGGGCTCGCGGGTGCCAAGGGCACCTGGTTGGGCTGGTACCTTCTCGCTGCGGGTGTGGAGAAGCTCGTCGGCGTCGACCGCTCCTTCAGCCTTCCCGGCACCTGCTACCAGTCCTCCGGTCTGGGTGAGGACGAGCGCGTGCTGACCTGCGAGCTGGATGTTCGCGACCTGGAGGGTCTGCAGCACGTGATGAAGACCGAGAAGGTCACCGCCGCCCTTCACCTTGCAGCCATGGCGATCGTCGGCGAGTGCAAGCAGCGACCCCTCGACACCTACGCCATCAACGTCTTGGGCACCGCCACCTTCCTTGAGGCCGTGCGCCGGTGTGAGGTTCCGCGCGCCGTTGTGGTCACCACCGATAAGGTCTACCGCGACAAAGGCGGAGAGCCCTGGACCGAGGACGACCCGCTCGTGGCGACGGGTCCCTATGCCGTCTCGAAGGCTTGCGCCGAGTTCATCACCCGCGACTACTACACCGGTTACCTTCAACCCGCGGGGCAGCACCTGGGGATTGCCCGAGCCGGAAACGTGCTCGTCCCCGGCGACCACCACGCCGGACGCATCTTTGTCGATGTGGCCCTCGCCCTGTCCAGGGGCGAGCAGCCGATCATTCTCAACCCGGCCTTCACTCGCCCCTACACCTTCGTCGGCGATACGGTCACGGGCTACCTCTCGCTGCTGGCACAGTGTGACCAGCAACCCATCGACGGGCAGGCCTTCAACTTTGGCCCGCGCGAGGGGCGCGGAGTGCCGAACGGTGACCTCGCCACCATGATGTGCGACCTGTGGGGCTCCGGCCTCACCTGGAAGCGTGGCAGTGAGCGTGCCGAGCCCTTCGTGCACCAGAGCCTGGACTGCACCAAGGCCGACCGGCTGTTAGGGTGGCGACCGGCCTTCGAGCTCAGGGACGGACTGGCCGCCGTCGTCGAGTGGTACAAGCGCCAGTCGCAGGACCCCGCACCCGGAGCCCTGCGCGAGCTCACCGGCGAGATACTGAACAAGCACCTGAAGGTCGCGTCAACTCTGAAGGTGCGATGGACGGACTGA
- a CDS encoding ABC-F family ATP-binding cassette domain-containing protein yields MPLITVHNLTKYYGTELLLDHISFAIDHRERLGLIGANGTGKTTLCRILMGQEPYEDDSELHFARTMTVGYLSQDVNFGDANTPWEVVMAVFANLLELEARLHSVEECMAAASDDAQTEALLEDHSQLAAEYEAAGGHEFRHRAAAILTGLGVPEVDFERPLDSFSGGEQRRVSLARLLLSQPQLLLLDEPTNHLDITGIEWLEQYLRNYQGAVIAISHDRRFLDAAVTRILELEGRTLAEYAGGYSQYLEQKEQRLLTYERTYERQQEELKKQLSFIRWALGTAQEKKVKAAKSRLKLLEKMDYVDPPPSQRRKMTLRFEPRVRGGDEVLELRHLGMHYGGKRLFEDVNLFVRRGQRVGIVGPNGCGKTTLLRIALGYQKPTEGEARLGTSVEIGYHRQDEFGLNPEHTVYEEFKELMPDAEQTEIRSLLARFLFVEDDVFKSVADLSGGEQSRLSLAKLILRRPSVLVLDEPTNHLDIDSRSALEAALREYRGTILVVSHDRYFLDAVANRLLLIHDGRAIVHEGSWSAYVAHRQEVEAEAERIAAEAEAAKRQENLRLDRLARQEKKRRRQQAAQQGEESLPSLEQIEQRAHYLETQLAKIRDILGRADTYSLPARVQALEVEYEKLNAELAEIYDLWERVEQSLT; encoded by the coding sequence ATGCCTCTCATTACCGTTCACAATCTGACCAAATACTACGGGACCGAGCTGCTCCTCGACCATATCAGCTTCGCCATCGATCACCGTGAGCGTCTGGGCTTGATTGGCGCAAACGGCACCGGCAAGACCACGCTGTGCCGGATTCTGATGGGCCAGGAGCCCTACGAGGACGACTCGGAGCTGCACTTCGCCCGCACCATGACGGTCGGCTACCTGTCCCAGGATGTGAACTTCGGCGACGCCAACACTCCCTGGGAGGTAGTCATGGCGGTCTTCGCCAACCTCCTGGAGCTGGAAGCGAGGCTGCACAGCGTCGAAGAGTGCATGGCAGCCGCCTCCGACGATGCTCAGACCGAGGCTCTGCTGGAGGATCACTCACAGCTTGCCGCGGAGTACGAGGCGGCCGGAGGCCATGAGTTCCGCCATCGCGCGGCGGCGATCCTCACCGGGCTTGGTGTTCCCGAGGTGGACTTCGAGCGCCCGCTGGATAGCTTCAGTGGTGGCGAGCAGCGTCGCGTGTCCCTGGCCCGGTTGCTGCTCTCTCAGCCCCAGCTCCTGCTCCTGGACGAGCCGACCAACCACCTGGACATCACCGGCATCGAGTGGCTCGAGCAGTACCTGCGCAACTACCAGGGCGCCGTCATCGCCATCTCTCACGACCGACGCTTCCTGGATGCCGCCGTCACCAGAATCCTGGAGCTCGAAGGCCGGACTCTCGCCGAGTACGCGGGCGGCTACTCGCAGTACCTCGAGCAGAAGGAGCAGCGCCTCCTGACCTACGAGCGCACCTACGAGCGGCAGCAGGAGGAGCTGAAGAAGCAGCTCTCCTTCATCCGCTGGGCCCTGGGGACCGCTCAGGAGAAGAAGGTCAAGGCCGCCAAGAGCCGCCTCAAGCTCCTGGAGAAGATGGACTACGTTGATCCGCCTCCCTCCCAGCGGCGGAAGATGACCCTTCGTTTCGAGCCCCGTGTGCGCGGCGGCGACGAGGTGCTCGAACTCAGGCACCTGGGAATGCATTACGGCGGCAAGCGCCTGTTTGAGGACGTCAACCTCTTCGTCCGCCGGGGCCAGCGAGTGGGAATCGTCGGCCCCAATGGCTGCGGCAAAACGACCTTGCTGCGCATCGCCCTGGGATACCAGAAGCCCACGGAGGGCGAGGCACGTCTCGGTACCAGCGTGGAGATCGGCTACCACCGGCAGGATGAGTTCGGCCTGAACCCCGAGCACACCGTGTACGAGGAGTTCAAGGAGCTCATGCCCGATGCCGAGCAGACCGAGATTCGCAGTCTGCTGGCGCGGTTCCTTTTCGTCGAGGACGATGTCTTCAAGAGCGTGGCCGACCTGTCCGGCGGGGAGCAGAGCCGCCTGTCGCTGGCCAAGCTCATCCTCCGGCGTCCCTCGGTCCTGGTGCTGGACGAGCCCACCAACCACCTGGACATCGACTCTCGCAGTGCCCTCGAGGCGGCCCTGCGGGAGTACCGGGGCACCATCCTGGTGGTCTCCCATGACCGCTACTTCCTGGACGCCGTCGCAAACCGCCTGCTCCTTATCCATGATGGCCGGGCGATCGTGCACGAGGGAAGCTGGAGCGCGTACGTCGCTCACCGGCAGGAGGTGGAGGCGGAGGCGGAGCGTATTGCCGCCGAGGCCGAGGCGGCCAAGCGCCAGGAGAATCTGCGGCTGGACCGTCTCGCCCGACAGGAGAAGAAACGGCGCCGACAGCAGGCCGCTCAGCAGGGCGAGGAATCGCTGCCGTCCCTGGAGCAGATCGAGCAGCGGGCGCATTACCTCGAGACGCAGCTCGCCAAGATCCGCGACATCCTGGGGCGCGCCGACACCTATTCCCTGCCCGCGCGGGTGCAGGCGCTCGAGGTCGAGTACGAGAAGCTCAATGCCGAGCTGGCCGAGATCTACGACTTGTGGGAGCGCGTCGAGCAGAGCCTGACCTAG